In Halalkalibaculum roseum, a single window of DNA contains:
- a CDS encoding cyanophycinase, which translates to MKTPKGTLIAIGGNEQKRFKKTDESFHSHFGEGFILQDIINNSEISKPRIEVITSASEIPEIVGEKYKESFLMLGVDNVGILDIRDRHEADESSTLDRINKSDIILFSGGDQSKISRIIKDTLTHHLICKRYQNEKFTIAGTSAGAVVMSEEMISGGRNGTVIRKNDLKTGKGLGLMSEVIFDSHFIKRHRFGRLAEAVALHPDKLGVGLGEDTGVIIREGNILEIVGSGIVVIFDGSHLIYNQYGKLKDRIPISLANLTVHILATKDRYNIREKVARIHYDMRHHKPPFKESG; encoded by the coding sequence ATGAAGACACCAAAGGGAACGCTGATTGCCATTGGCGGTAATGAACAAAAGAGATTTAAAAAAACAGATGAGAGTTTCCATTCCCATTTTGGGGAGGGTTTCATCCTTCAGGATATCATTAATAATTCCGAAATCTCTAAGCCACGAATAGAGGTGATCACCAGTGCCTCTGAAATACCTGAGATTGTAGGTGAAAAATATAAAGAATCATTTTTGATGCTTGGAGTTGATAATGTCGGTATTTTAGATATCCGGGATCGACACGAAGCTGATGAATCCTCCACCCTGGATCGCATTAACAAGTCGGATATTATTCTTTTTTCAGGGGGAGATCAAAGCAAGATCAGCCGGATCATAAAAGACACCTTGACCCATCATTTGATTTGTAAGCGCTATCAAAATGAAAAATTTACCATAGCGGGAACCAGTGCCGGGGCGGTTGTAATGTCTGAAGAGATGATTTCAGGGGGGCGAAACGGCACTGTTATAAGAAAGAACGATCTAAAAACAGGAAAAGGACTTGGTTTGATGAGTGAGGTTATTTTTGACAGCCATTTCATCAAAAGACATAGGTTTGGCAGGCTTGCCGAGGCTGTTGCCCTTCACCCAGATAAACTCGGTGTGGGTCTGGGGGAGGATACCGGTGTTATAATCAGAGAAGGAAATATTTTAGAGATTGTCGGGTCGGGAATAGTTGTTATCTTTGACGGCAGCCATCTTATTTATAATCAATATGGCAAATTGAAGGACAGAATACCGATCTCTCTTGCCAATTTAACGGTTCATATTCTAGCTACTAAAGACAGGTACAACATCCGGGAGAAGGTTGCCAGGATTCACTATGATATGAGACATCATAAACCACCATTCAAAGAATCCGGGTAA
- a CDS encoding DUF2914 domain-containing protein produces the protein MIASVKAFLFEHKKIALLLFFTGGFTWDSLTLGSIDGWYSNVVLFTYLCCLTVTIYIFNRTDDNAWNGTTIEPYVEYAPYAIQFFLGGLCSAYVIFFFQSVSLTKTMVFFLLLVVLLFSNEILRNRISNKYLQFSAYYFVNFTFFTFFIPILVGAMNTFWFIISGLLSIVSTLYLIFFIYYRSPSTRKEIKKIRISSLILGIYVFINTCYYFNLIPPVPLSLQEGIVAHRVQKQEGNFIVTYEKAPIHLFWKSFDNTFELGPGDTVFVYTSIFAPTNLEKEIFHHWQWFNQQRESWQTSDSISINVLGGRRGGFRGYTFKENVSPGYWKVDVITKEGLVLGLLKFNIREDSTHFRERITTRLFK, from the coding sequence ATGATAGCCTCGGTAAAAGCTTTTCTTTTCGAACATAAAAAAATTGCCCTACTCCTGTTCTTTACCGGTGGTTTTACATGGGACAGTCTCACGCTTGGAAGCATTGACGGCTGGTACAGCAACGTGGTGCTATTTACTTATCTGTGCTGCCTGACGGTGACAATCTATATATTCAATCGCACAGACGATAATGCCTGGAACGGAACCACTATAGAGCCATATGTTGAATATGCTCCCTATGCTATCCAATTTTTTCTGGGTGGCCTCTGCAGTGCCTATGTCATCTTCTTTTTTCAGAGTGTTTCCCTGACAAAAACCATGGTTTTTTTCCTGCTGCTGGTTGTCCTTCTTTTCTCCAACGAAATCCTGAGAAATCGAATCTCCAATAAATACCTGCAATTCAGCGCCTATTACTTTGTAAATTTTACTTTTTTCACTTTTTTTATTCCCATTCTGGTCGGTGCTATGAATACCTTTTGGTTCATCATTTCGGGACTGCTGAGCATTGTCAGTACGCTGTATCTGATCTTCTTTATTTATTATAGAAGTCCCTCCACTCGGAAAGAGATTAAAAAAATAAGGATCAGTAGTCTTATCCTGGGAATTTATGTTTTTATAAATACATGCTACTATTTCAATCTCATTCCGCCAGTTCCACTCTCCCTTCAAGAGGGGATTGTTGCCCATCGTGTGCAGAAGCAAGAAGGAAATTTTATTGTTACTTACGAAAAGGCACCCATCCATCTTTTCTGGAAGTCATTTGACAACACCTTCGAACTCGGACCCGGTGACACCGTATTTGTGTACACCTCTATCTTTGCTCCCACTAATCTTGAAAAGGAGATATTCCATCACTGGCAGTGGTTTAACCAGCAGAGAGAAAGCTGGCAAACAAGCGACAGTATTTCCATTAATGTTTTAGGTGGCCGCAGGGGTGGATTTCGCGGGTACACCTTTAAGGAAAATGTATCACCCGGCTACTGGAAAGTCGATGTAATTACGAAAGAAGGGCTTGTGCTGGGGCTACTGAAATTTAATATCCGAGAAGACAGTACTCATTTCAGGGAAAGAATTACCACCCGGTTATTTAAATAG
- a CDS encoding ice-binding family protein, with product MRTNKQFYESIILTALLFAGFSAGGMAQDKSNIVDPETKAPVILATSPADGEVNVNQNSAIEITFSSDMDASSINSTNLLLYATYADTVNKEHGEMRQDQITGNLTNEKSDNSWYYSVGAVNGTLSYANKIAVFTPDKELREGTTYTFTVTNGVKNLDNIALENDYVLGFVTIGKSNKGYSDRQNDQRNGKEPNGKSMYTVSSKMMKGIELGKAGHFVILTKTSVQNKSASKITGRIGEGSVAKSLKKEANKSEPKMQTTSDKNAVLQSDLGNTNSPDVFEAIKDMMFAYSDASLQNGGDSTLHKNESFESVALAPGVHEWSDSLHIASDVTLSGNADDVWIIKVGKNLSVDENIVLTLTEGARADNIFWHVDGEVTIGKNANFKGIILSMNEITLGKGAKLNGRLFSQKSITLDDNTVTEPGSMVGQASSENK from the coding sequence ATGAGAACGAATAAACAATTCTATGAGAGCATAATCCTTACAGCTTTGCTGTTTGCCGGATTTTCTGCCGGTGGTATGGCACAGGATAAAAGCAATATCGTTGATCCTGAAACAAAAGCACCTGTCATTTTAGCAACTAGTCCTGCGGATGGTGAGGTTAACGTCAATCAAAATAGTGCTATAGAGATCACCTTTAGCAGTGATATGGATGCATCAAGTATCAATAGTACCAATTTACTGCTCTATGCAACCTATGCTGATACGGTGAATAAAGAGCATGGAGAGATGCGGCAGGATCAAATAACAGGCAACTTAACCAATGAAAAATCTGATAACAGCTGGTACTATAGCGTGGGTGCTGTAAATGGAACCCTCAGCTATGCTAATAAAATTGCGGTATTCACACCTGATAAGGAATTGAGGGAGGGAACTACCTACACCTTTACCGTGACAAATGGGGTGAAAAATTTAGATAATATTGCCCTTGAAAATGATTATGTGTTGGGTTTTGTAACTATAGGCAAATCAAATAAGGGCTACTCTGATAGACAAAATGACCAACGGAACGGGAAAGAACCTAATGGCAAGTCAATGTATACCGTATCATCAAAAATGATGAAGGGCATTGAACTTGGCAAAGCAGGCCATTTTGTTATTTTGACAAAAACATCTGTTCAAAATAAGTCGGCGTCCAAAATTACGGGTCGCATCGGGGAAGGCTCGGTGGCAAAAAGCTTAAAAAAAGAGGCCAATAAATCTGAGCCAAAAATGCAAACAACCTCCGATAAGAATGCTGTTTTACAGTCAGACCTAGGTAATACAAACTCTCCTGATGTCTTTGAAGCCATCAAAGATATGATGTTTGCCTACAGTGATGCTTCACTACAAAACGGAGGTGATTCAACGCTTCACAAGAATGAAAGTTTTGAAAGTGTTGCATTGGCTCCAGGAGTACATGAGTGGAGTGATTCCCTTCATATAGCATCCGATGTCACTTTGTCGGGCAATGCAGATGATGTATGGATAATAAAGGTAGGTAAGAATCTATCGGTTGATGAAAATATTGTGCTCACGTTAACGGAGGGAGCCCGGGCAGATAACATCTTTTGGCATGTAGATGGTGAAGTAACCATCGGCAAGAATGCAAATTTTAAAGGTATTATCCTGTCCATGAATGAGATAACACTCGGAAAAGGCGCAAAATTAAACGGGAGATTGTTTAGTCAAAAGTCAATCACTCTCGATGATAACACCGTTACAGAACCGGGAAGTATGGTCGGACAAGCCTCTTCAGAAAACAAATAA
- a CDS encoding lmo0937 family membrane protein: MGNLLYLVAVILIIAWAVGFVGYSAGGLIHILLVIAVISVLFQLISGRKIA, translated from the coding sequence ATGGGAAATCTATTATACCTCGTAGCCGTCATTTTAATCATAGCCTGGGCAGTGGGGTTTGTTGGATACAGCGCCGGAGGACTCATCCATATCCTACTTGTTATAGCTGTAATTTCAGTTTTATTTCAGTTGATATCAGGCAGAAAAATAGCATAG
- a CDS encoding isoaspartyl peptidase/L-asparaginase family protein → MNLPAIAIHGGSGTIASNLKDSQLKKQYLEALDNALDEGFEMLAHGYSAMECVSKAVAVLEDCALFNAGKGSVFTAKGQHEMDAAIMDGKTLEAGAVAGLQGVKNPVLLAYDVLKNTPFVMIAGEEAIAYARQKDFKFEPDSYFYTQLRHKQWQEIRGSGEVKLDHSGEGAKFGTVGAVAVDDEGNVAAATSTGGLTNKAWGRVGDSPLIGAGTYANNRTCAISCTGHGEYFIRGVIAYDASCMMEYGGKNLKEATDKVIYEKMEQMGGEGGLIAVDSSGNICMPFNTEGMYRGMKNKTHTFTRIL, encoded by the coding sequence ATGAATTTACCGGCCATAGCTATTCACGGCGGCTCAGGAACGATCGCTTCGAATCTCAAAGATTCTCAGTTAAAGAAACAATATCTGGAAGCTCTAGATAACGCTTTAGATGAGGGTTTTGAAATGTTGGCACATGGTTATTCAGCCATGGAATGTGTCAGTAAAGCGGTTGCGGTCCTGGAAGATTGTGCCCTGTTCAACGCAGGAAAGGGATCGGTATTTACTGCAAAGGGACAACATGAGATGGATGCGGCAATTATGGATGGAAAGACCCTTGAAGCTGGGGCAGTGGCGGGGCTGCAAGGAGTAAAAAATCCCGTTTTATTGGCCTATGATGTTCTCAAAAATACACCCTTTGTTATGATTGCGGGAGAAGAAGCGATTGCGTATGCGCGCCAAAAAGACTTCAAATTTGAGCCGGATTCCTATTTCTATACGCAGCTCCGGCACAAGCAGTGGCAGGAGATCCGGGGCAGTGGAGAGGTGAAGCTGGATCATTCCGGGGAGGGAGCTAAATTTGGCACTGTGGGAGCTGTTGCTGTGGATGATGAAGGGAATGTAGCTGCTGCAACATCCACAGGCGGATTGACAAACAAGGCATGGGGTCGAGTTGGCGACAGCCCTCTTATTGGAGCAGGAACCTACGCAAACAACAGAACATGTGCCATATCTTGCACGGGACATGGGGAGTATTTTATTCGAGGAGTTATCGCCTATGATGCCTCATGCATGATGGAATATGGAGGCAAGAACCTTAAAGAGGCCACGGATAAAGTGATCTATGAAAAAATGGAACAGATGGGCGGTGAGGGCGGTTTAATCGCTGTTGATTCTTCAGGAAATATCTGTATGCCTTTTAATACCGAAGGGATGTACAGAGGGATGAAAAACAAAACCCACACCTTTACCCGGATTCTTTGA
- the cphA gene encoding cyanophycin synthetase — protein MKILNINITCGPNKWSVKRHRLVVMELDIGDLEFRPTNEIEGFYERIKMLLPGLYEHCCSEGEAGGFFARIMDGTWMGHVIEHIAIELQVMAGIESGFGRTRGTGEGGHYYVVFDCADEESGRLAAERAVLFAQYLVDGTETDIDEHIDEIRTTNLENTPGPSTASILREAVSHDIPVIKLEDNSSWQLGYGCNQKRISATITSSTSHSAVEIACDKERCRALLKSMSVPIAEGTAIESLDELKHSIDSLGFPLVIKPANGNQGRGVTTNITTFKQAEKAFGYASTDCKRVIVEKYIPGYDYRLLMVDGKLAAAAKRIPAHVVGDGKSSVLQLINDVNRDPKRGDGHENFLTKIQAGPAAKSILSQKGYTLNTVLKMEEILYLDYAANLSKGGTAEDVTDQVHPEVVKTAARVSKITGLDICGIDLMAQTLAKPLADTGGIVLEVNAAPGFRMHLAPSKGTPRNVAAPVVDMLFPKDSSSRIPIIAITGTNGKTTTTRLISHIMKEAGRRVGYTTTDGIYVNDELLMKGDCGGPKSAQLILKDPTVDTAVLECARGGILRAGLGFDKCDVAVVTNVTADHLGMKGIHTIDQMAHLKSVVPESVHPGGYAVLNADDDRVYAMRENLQCRPVLFSMKEDSNRLSRHRKEGGICAVFTDKTITIWDGSDTHTIEHIENIPLSFGGRALFMIENILAAVAVAYSQKISPAVIRSALRSFKPSPEHLPGRMNLFKFEDYDVLVDYCHNPAGLVAIKEFIDNSSYLNKTGIISGLGDRREEDSLELGRLSAELFCKIIIREDSDLRGKAAGESSSIVKRGVESSCFNPSVVCIPNEIQALQFAMENALPGTLVMLCVENIEEVTAMLKSMQLKEKRDQGKPAGKVMFMKKDLTEEMNIFQE, from the coding sequence ATGAAGATTCTAAATATAAATATTACGTGTGGTCCTAATAAATGGTCTGTAAAAAGACACCGACTTGTAGTCATGGAGCTGGATATCGGAGACCTTGAATTTCGTCCGACAAATGAAATTGAAGGGTTTTATGAACGAATAAAAATGCTCCTTCCCGGTCTTTATGAGCATTGCTGTTCGGAAGGAGAGGCCGGCGGTTTTTTCGCCCGGATAATGGATGGGACATGGATGGGCCACGTCATAGAGCATATTGCCATAGAGTTGCAGGTTATGGCCGGAATTGAGTCCGGATTTGGCCGTACTCGTGGAACCGGTGAAGGGGGGCACTACTATGTGGTGTTTGATTGTGCGGACGAAGAGTCAGGGCGGCTTGCTGCAGAAAGAGCTGTATTATTTGCACAATACTTGGTTGACGGAACCGAAACTGATATTGATGAACACATCGATGAGATAAGGACGACGAATTTAGAGAACACTCCCGGACCCAGTACCGCATCGATTCTCAGAGAGGCTGTTTCACATGATATTCCGGTCATTAAACTTGAAGACAACTCATCCTGGCAGTTAGGCTATGGCTGCAATCAAAAACGAATTTCTGCGACAATCACTTCATCTACCAGTCATTCCGCCGTAGAAATAGCTTGTGATAAAGAGCGTTGCCGGGCTCTTTTAAAGAGCATGTCGGTGCCAATTGCCGAAGGTACTGCCATAGAATCCTTGGATGAGCTGAAACATTCCATTGATAGCCTGGGATTTCCCTTGGTCATCAAACCGGCAAATGGCAATCAGGGACGTGGAGTTACAACAAATATCACGACATTCAAGCAGGCTGAGAAAGCCTTTGGGTATGCATCAACAGATTGTAAACGGGTGATCGTTGAGAAGTACATCCCCGGCTATGACTATCGCCTTCTTATGGTTGATGGAAAATTAGCCGCTGCGGCCAAGCGTATACCCGCACATGTGGTCGGCGATGGAAAGTCTTCTGTTCTGCAATTGATTAATGATGTAAACCGCGATCCCAAACGGGGTGATGGACACGAGAATTTTCTCACAAAAATACAGGCAGGGCCGGCTGCAAAGTCCATTTTATCCCAAAAAGGTTACACCCTCAATACCGTTTTGAAGATGGAGGAGATACTTTATTTAGATTATGCAGCAAACCTTAGCAAAGGAGGAACCGCTGAAGATGTTACCGATCAGGTGCATCCGGAAGTGGTAAAAACCGCCGCGAGAGTAAGTAAAATCACGGGGCTCGATATTTGCGGTATCGATTTAATGGCCCAAACCCTGGCCAAACCCCTTGCTGATACAGGGGGCATCGTGCTTGAGGTAAATGCAGCACCGGGCTTTCGAATGCATCTTGCTCCTTCAAAAGGAACACCGCGAAATGTAGCCGCACCCGTAGTGGATATGCTGTTCCCGAAGGACAGCAGCAGCCGGATACCAATCATTGCAATAACAGGTACCAATGGTAAAACAACCACAACAAGATTGATTTCGCATATTATGAAAGAGGCGGGGCGCCGGGTTGGGTACACCACAACAGATGGAATTTATGTGAACGATGAGCTACTAATGAAAGGAGATTGCGGTGGTCCAAAAAGTGCGCAACTGATTTTGAAAGATCCAACCGTGGACACGGCAGTACTTGAGTGTGCAAGAGGTGGGATCCTACGGGCCGGACTTGGATTTGATAAGTGCGATGTTGCTGTAGTTACCAATGTAACTGCCGACCACCTTGGAATGAAAGGGATTCATACTATTGATCAGATGGCCCACCTGAAATCGGTTGTGCCGGAAAGTGTGCATCCCGGAGGCTACGCCGTACTCAATGCCGACGATGACAGAGTGTATGCAATGCGGGAAAACCTGCAGTGCAGACCGGTTCTCTTCTCAATGAAGGAGGACAGCAACCGATTGAGCAGGCACCGTAAAGAGGGTGGTATATGCGCCGTGTTCACGGACAAAACTATTACGATCTGGGACGGATCGGATACGCACACCATTGAACATATTGAGAATATACCGCTAAGCTTTGGCGGACGAGCGCTGTTTATGATAGAGAATATCCTGGCAGCGGTAGCCGTGGCCTATTCACAAAAGATATCTCCTGCAGTAATACGCAGTGCGCTGAGAAGTTTTAAGCCTTCACCGGAGCATTTACCCGGTAGGATGAACCTCTTTAAATTTGAAGACTATGATGTATTGGTAGACTACTGCCATAACCCGGCAGGCCTGGTTGCAATTAAAGAATTTATTGATAACTCTTCTTACCTCAATAAAACGGGCATTATAAGTGGCCTTGGTGATAGAAGGGAAGAAGACAGCCTGGAACTGGGTCGGCTCTCGGCGGAACTGTTTTGCAAAATTATTATACGCGAAGATTCCGATTTGAGGGGAAAAGCTGCAGGAGAGTCTTCGTCGATCGTGAAACGAGGGGTTGAAAGCTCCTGCTTTAATCCGTCTGTGGTCTGTATCCCAAATGAAATACAGGCCCTTCAATTTGCAATGGAAAATGCATTGCCGGGCACACTTGTCATGCTCTGTGTGGAAAATATTGAAGAGGTAACCGCCATGCTAAAATCAATGCAGCTGAAGGAAAAGCGAGATCAGGGTAAGCCGGCCGGCAAGGTTATGTTTATGAAAAAAGATCTAACCGAAGAAATGAATATTTTTCAAGAGTAG
- a CDS encoding M48 family metalloprotease, producing the protein MRSIISHCCLLFILGLLVSACSIQESAISGERRAYGYSWDQEKKIGKDADQQIQQQFGLYDSDELQAYVDKIGQEMLAVSHMNRPDTPAEYEGTDFYFRVLDSPVVNAFALPGGYIYVTRGLLSHLDNEAQLSVVLGHEIGHVIARHASQRAFEQQMGQLALIGGAIGGELLGLPGGDILGIGSQAAQMLFLSYSREDERESDRLGVEYSSMQHYKAAEGAQFFVSLERMSKQSGQSIPDWQSTHPDPAERAKSIPELAEQWRAKGYEQTIDNTDQYMGKLNNMIYGENPREGFTRNGFFYHPEMRFQFPYPDGWQVINQRSLVAVVNRDQDAVSIMTLDGKSAGAEASVNEFLNQEGITTLGKSNAESNGLAAFRAEATGQAEDGPKLTFYVYAIEYGGSIYRFLNYTTAEKYGTYASRFNEITGGFKKLTDSGILNIQPVLLQTVKASRAGTFKSFLPTNFESLSITVSPEDLAIMNQVGLDEQIITGTWLKLPRQ; encoded by the coding sequence ATGAGATCCATTATTTCACATTGTTGTCTGTTATTTATTCTGGGGCTTTTGGTTTCTGCCTGCAGTATTCAAGAAAGTGCAATTAGCGGTGAACGGCGTGCATACGGCTACAGCTGGGATCAGGAAAAGAAGATCGGTAAAGATGCCGACCAGCAGATTCAACAACAATTCGGCTTATATGATAGTGATGAGCTTCAAGCGTATGTTGATAAGATTGGACAGGAGATGCTGGCTGTCAGCCATATGAACAGGCCCGATACACCTGCCGAGTATGAAGGAACGGACTTTTACTTTCGTGTTTTAGACAGCCCGGTGGTTAATGCCTTTGCCCTGCCTGGCGGGTACATCTATGTAACCCGGGGGCTGCTATCACATCTAGATAATGAAGCCCAACTCTCTGTGGTGCTGGGTCATGAAATCGGGCACGTGATTGCTCGCCATGCCTCCCAAAGGGCCTTCGAACAACAGATGGGGCAGCTTGCCCTGATCGGAGGTGCCATTGGCGGGGAACTACTGGGTCTTCCCGGTGGAGATATCCTAGGAATTGGCAGTCAGGCGGCTCAAATGCTGTTTTTAAGCTACAGCCGGGAAGATGAGCGGGAATCCGATCGATTGGGAGTGGAATACTCCTCCATGCAGCATTATAAGGCAGCCGAAGGGGCACAGTTTTTTGTATCCCTGGAGCGGATGTCCAAACAATCCGGCCAAAGCATTCCCGACTGGCAATCAACCCATCCCGACCCGGCAGAAAGGGCTAAGAGCATTCCTGAGCTTGCCGAGCAGTGGAGGGCGAAAGGGTATGAGCAGACCATTGACAATACCGATCAGTATATGGGTAAGCTAAATAATATGATCTATGGTGAAAATCCGCGGGAGGGATTTACCCGGAACGGCTTCTTTTACCACCCGGAAATGAGATTTCAATTTCCTTACCCGGACGGCTGGCAGGTGATAAACCAGCGGTCGCTGGTTGCAGTTGTCAACAGGGATCAGGATGCCGTTTCGATTATGACGCTGGATGGCAAATCGGCGGGCGCAGAGGCTTCAGTTAACGAGTTTTTAAACCAGGAAGGCATCACAACACTGGGAAAATCTAACGCAGAAAGCAACGGACTTGCAGCGTTTCGGGCAGAAGCCACCGGACAAGCTGAGGACGGCCCCAAGCTCACATTCTATGTCTATGCCATAGAGTATGGCGGCTCCATCTATCGCTTTTTAAACTATACAACAGCTGAAAAGTATGGAACCTATGCTTCACGTTTTAATGAGATAACCGGCGGGTTTAAGAAGCTAACCGATTCAGGTATATTGAATATTCAACCGGTTCTTCTGCAAACGGTAAAAGCCAGTCGTGCAGGCACCTTCAAGTCTTTTCTACCGACTAATTTTGAAAGCTTATCAATCACTGTATCACCGGAGGACCTTGCGATAATGAACCAAGTGGGACTCGATGAACAGATCATAACCGGCACCTGGTTAAAACTCCCAAGGCAGTAA
- a CDS encoding DUF2959 family protein — protein MKLLNHTYTWSSVLLIIAAFGITSCATTGMQRSEDTRTTMETMENDIQKVSRQLDTTGTSLEALMRPGQTDVKQAFDAYSNNVVEMLAMEKKFAKHAEEMRKRGIDYFEEWKKEGTEYDNPEIQKLSNERRAALGDIYDKIAENSIGVNEAFKAYVSDLKEIQTFLSNDLTTKGIAAIGPTSKKVVTKGNNLHYAIQNVQTAIQNARAEMSQSGTN, from the coding sequence ATGAAATTACTAAACCATACATATACTTGGAGCTCTGTTTTACTGATCATAGCTGCATTTGGTATTACCAGTTGTGCTACCACAGGCATGCAGCGTTCAGAAGATACAAGAACAACCATGGAGACCATGGAAAATGATATTCAAAAAGTATCCCGACAGCTAGATACTACCGGAACCTCCCTGGAAGCACTCATGAGGCCCGGCCAAACGGATGTAAAACAAGCGTTTGACGCCTACAGTAATAATGTGGTAGAAATGTTGGCCATGGAGAAAAAGTTTGCAAAACATGCCGAAGAGATGAGAAAGCGTGGTATAGATTATTTTGAGGAATGGAAAAAAGAGGGCACAGAATACGATAACCCGGAAATCCAGAAACTAAGCAATGAACGGCGAGCGGCACTTGGAGATATCTATGACAAAATAGCTGAAAACAGCATTGGCGTTAACGAAGCGTTCAAAGCTTATGTCTCTGACTTAAAGGAAATACAGACCTTCCTATCGAATGATCTGACTACCAAAGGAATCGCGGCCATCGGTCCGACCTCCAAAAAAGTCGTAACCAAAGGGAATAATCTGCATTATGCCATCCAGAATGTGCAAACAGCTATTCAGAATGCACGAGCGGAAATGTCACAAAGCGGAACCAACTAA
- a CDS encoding YtxH domain-containing protein — MKISSIIITGLFAGAAGAIAATLFAPTKGSKTRSRIAKKGQKYKDSVKDNLNEFTDTISHPFEDIEDKTIRISQKAFDKAKKVKAEVSQKLNS, encoded by the coding sequence ATGAAAATTTCATCGATTATTATAACCGGTTTATTTGCAGGAGCCGCAGGAGCTATAGCAGCAACATTATTTGCACCCACAAAAGGGTCAAAAACAAGAAGTAGAATTGCTAAGAAAGGTCAAAAATATAAAGATTCTGTCAAGGATAACTTAAATGAATTTACCGATACTATTTCCCATCCATTTGAAGACATCGAAGATAAGACCATACGCATAAGCCAAAAAGCTTTTGACAAAGCGAAAAAGGTTAAGGCAGAAGTTAGTCAAAAATTAAACTCTTAA